The segment aactgaatttctttattcaaactttttctctcttccatacaagtgtaaaaaagaagaagaagaataattaaaaagaataaagaaaaaatatttaagtaaaGTGGTGAAAAATAGAATAATTagtttataaataattagtctCACATTTTTGCTTTGACAGAACTTTAAAAGTGATAGGTTCCAAGTCCCGGGTCATTTTGGAGGTCATGTTCgaagtttttgaactttcaagtttcaacaaggCATATTGGCtctagtaaaataaaaataaaaagaagacaCCTTTAAGCCAAGATAATTTGTTTTAAGAATTGAAAAGTATTCACTTAATGCACATTATAagggccaaaatgggcaaatgcccttttttcGGAAATTAAACATCTTTGTGCCCTCATTctgaaactaaatagggaaatgctcctcttttgtaactcgataatcctaaaatcgagttatatgaaATACTCGATACTCTAATAATCGAGTTATACACAGGTTTTTCCCGCACtgctggcattttttttttgaatctctACATAACTCGATTATTTAAAAATCGAGTTAGTTATACTGTTATAAACCCTGATTTCGTACTGCCTTTGTGTCGAGTGGAGTGTTTCAATGTAACTCGATTACTGTAATATCGAGTTATAAAGTATACTTGATATCCGTAAAGTCGAGTtattctcttataatttctgCACACCTTCTCCCACTCAGTGTGCCTTGCTCTCTGCTGAACTGAGGACTTTCTGCTGAACTGAGTTGGAACTCCTCCACGGATCAACAACGGctttcttcaaactcaattgaaatTTGTATCACCTCAGGTAAAAAATTCACATCACAATTTTAGGGCAAtgttattttcatttgatattgtactaaattttgattttttaggttgAATGAATGTGAAGTAAGTACattggtgtgattttggttatttgttgtAGTAAACGTTGGTGAGAAGAGaatgaaataatttctttactatagcaacattttgtattgcacataatcatcattggtcAGACATTTACAACAACATTTAGTGTTGAAGACAATGTGTAGACATTACCAACAATGTCTATTGTTTATGGTCAAATGTTGGTGTTAGTgttagtatttcatttttagcatGCAATAGTACACAATTTTATGAATGTCTTTGCTGTGTACCATTCTATGCAGGATTACATTATTTAGCAACAGTTGATACACACTGTTAACTTGATCATTTGGTGTTATTGTATTCAGTGTCAATGTCTGGTTTTGGCAACCCACAACTCTATAGGCCTCATGATGTGTTCACTGCTATGGGTCGTTGTTgggtattggaagatgagttcAGCTATCCAATCAATCCGAATTTGCGAAATAGTGCTTACGTTCACAATACCATGAGACAGGAGTGGGCTTGGTTATTTCGTGAAcaacaaatgttttatgatgagttggttgGTTTTAAGTTGCCAGTGCCTCGGCGACTCGCATCACAAATGCCCAGAGACAGCATCGACGAATTTCGTAAAGCATTGAAccgcataagagaagaaaataatcgaatgaaGATACGTCTTAATCGATATCGAACCCAAGTCGAGATTCGAGAGTCAGTGCAGGAAGGGTGGTACGAGCATGCACAGttcatgcaatcacttcttgctgatcccatttatcagtcaGACGTGGAGATGTCAGATGAAGAGTAATCGTGTCGTGTCGTGGTGTAATTAGATTTTGTTGGAGAACTATTTTGCTTAACTATGTGTTATATGTATGGTTGCATTTGTACTATGTAAACCTTATTATTAATTATGAGAAGCATGCACGTTATTCGTAATGTAGATTATTCTCACATAAGTCATAAAAGTCAAATATTCTCacacatgatgtttttcaataagcacGTACGACATAACacagaaaacataaaataatttacactaacattattaacttaaccatagacataacacacacacacacacacaccacagTGGCATTCATTCTGATAGGTAGTCCTCGtagttgaggacattgttaCGTTCTGCCGGAGTGAGTTGCCTGTTTGTTGCAACGGCTTGCTCCTCCGCCAATTGTAGCATATGATACCTGGACCTACGAAGTATCATAagattgttctctttttttattttcgtcACTGCACGCTCATATTGGTGCATGTTTTGTCGTGGCAGTGTGAGCGAGCTACGCTCGACAAGAGGCGCTCCGATTTGCAGGAGATCATTGTGCAGAGCGTTGGACTCGTTCACGCGAAAGTCCCACTCCTGTTGCAATCCGGCATAGTATTCCCTCTCGTCAGAATCTCTTTGCGTTCTATAGTTATTTGGAAAACGAGGTAGCATCCAATTACGCAttgacattggaaaatgtgACTTTAGATCGGTATGTGTAGaagttttgcaagggtagatgtatGTAAATGGGACTTCGGTATGTGTAGATGTTTTAcaagggtagatgtaaatgggacttTATATAGGGGTTTTGCAAGAGCAAGTATTCAGGTGGATGTGAGTATAagtattcacgtgaataaagatgatatgAGTTGACAGTATATTGTTCAGTGGCGTCTGTTGGTGCATGTGATTCGTTGAGGTAGCTGTTTCATATGGCTATAGCTTGTGCTACAGTAGCGGGCTGGTGATGTGTACTGCAAAAGAGGTTGCGTATTTATTCACGTGAAGACTATTCAACATTGAtgtgcttcatctgacatgatTTGACGAGACAATGTTGAGCtgtgttaaatgtatcataaacttcTCAGGGATGCTATAGGTACATCCTTTAAAAATGCTGCATTGCAAAAGGATGCATAGCTGTGTATTGACGTGCTTGTAGGTGATATGACTGGATAGGGTTCAACAGTGCAAAGCTATTGAGCAGCACTACGAACATCAATGTAGCAATAGGACCAATAACACTCGAAATTGATGCACAAAATTTTCTGCGTTGCTATGTGTATTGACGTGAGTGTGGATGGGTACTTCTGGTCAGGGTTCAACAATACTGAGCTATCCACCGTAGCTACAGTCATTGCTCCCTATGGTGGAATTTGGCAAGTGTGATTGAAGAAAGCTGATAACAACATTAGGTTTTGTAATGGTTGGCAGGATTTCGCTGAATACCATTCTATCtgttatggttattttttagtcttcagatatgaaggaaattcaagcTTCCATATTGTTATATTTGATAAGACTGCCACTGAGATTCAATATCCACGTAGGAAGAATTGTAAATTGGAAGATCATCaggtaaaaatatcaaaaacttaGATGAAGATGATACAAACATTTCTTCCTTAATgtacaaacccataaaacatgaagtcagagaaaagtttgttcttaaaaaattacagattatgtccagaggaagagagagagagcaatccaagcagcaaaaaaattgaagcctaaaaatccttcTTTCATGGGTATCTCGTGGCCACATAATATGGTGAGCCTTTATACATAATGTGATTATGATGTTCTCTTAAATATGGCTTGGAAACATATATGGGAAGCAAGTATATTATTGGGAAGCAATTTGTCACACATCAATGTCTTGTGCTATTACCCTCCATCAAAACATATTAAGCAATGAGATTCGGGGAAGGCTGGGTTGCATTTTCGAAAgacaataatttagaaaaaggaGATGTCACTGCCAATGAGGTGATCGAAAGGACTCCTGTTGTGATTAGTGTCTCAATATTTCACTTGGTTGACCATCAGAGTTTGGACAAGGAtaacctatttaaaatttaaactagtgatgtttatgcttatatttAATTAGGGACTTTGATCACTACTATGGTTTATTTCTCTGAC is part of the Quercus robur chromosome 9, dhQueRobu3.1, whole genome shotgun sequence genome and harbors:
- the LOC126699372 gene encoding uncharacterized protein LOC126699372, with the translated sequence MSGFGNPQLYRPHDVFTAMGRCWVLEDEFSYPINPNLRNSAYVHNTMRQEWAWLFREQQMFYDELVGFKLPVPRRLASQMPRDSIDEFRKALNRIREENNRMKIRLNRYRTQVEIRESVQEGWYEHAQFMQSLLADPIYQSDVEMSDEE